ATCCGTAAATTTCTCTTCTACTTCACGTAACTCCTCGTCAATTGCCTTAATTTCATCTCCAACTTCACGCATACGGAGAATTGCATCATCTGCATTTTCCTTGTTGCGCTTCATTTGTGCAATCTGTCCTGACACTTCATTTCGTTCCGCTTTTAGCACTTCTGTTTTTGCAATCAATTCACGACGTTTCGTATCAAGCGTTTCGAATTGGTCGAACGTTCCTAAATCTTCTCCTCGCGTTTCTAACACCTTTTTCACTTCTTCGTAATTTTCTCGAATGCGTTTTACATCTAACATGTGCTTTCCTCCTTAGTTGTACGATGACGAAACATTTTGGGAATAAAAAAAGCCCTCGTCCCTTATAAAAAGGGACGAGAGCATACCCGCGATACCACCCAAATTGATAAACAGTACTGTTTATCCGCTTGTTTCATAACGGCCTGTTACAACCGGCTGCAACCTAGCGATAAATCGTTCAGCTGCGCTACTCAGAGATGGATTCACAAGTGTTTTTACTGACTTGCACCAACCGTCAGTTCTCTAGAAAAAACATTCCTCGTTACTAGTTCTCGTCATCGTATTTCATGTGAAATTTACACTACTTTACTACACGACGAAAATTTTCGCAAGTGTTTATTGAACGCCTACTGCTGTAAATGCCGCTTTCACACTTGCTACTTCGCTACTTGATGCACCAAATAAGTCACTCGCCGCTTGAACTGCTGCAGCGCGGTATTGGCTGAATGTTGAATTCGGAGTTAAGTAAACAGTTAATGTACGGTAATAAATATCTCCCGCTTTTTTATTGCCAATTCCAGTCACGTTTACTCCGTAATGCGTTCCACCATTTGCAAGTAAGTACGCAGCTTTGTTCGAAATTCCGCTGTTCCAGTGAACCCCACCGTTATCAGATGTTCCGATATAGCGTTTAGAATAATGATCTGGATCTCCATTTATGGTTGGATCAGCCATCGAGCGTAAAGCATCTCCTGATTTTGTCGGAGTATAAATATCTTCTCCAATCAACCAGTCTGGATTGTTATTGAAATGATATTCTACTAATGTTCCGAAAATATCGGAAATCGATTCATTAATCGCACCAGACTCGTTTTGATACACTAAATCCGCCGTTGTATCCGTCACTGCGTGTGTTAACTCGTGCGCAATGACATCGAGTGCACCAGATAGCGGGATAAATGTCGAACCATCACCGTCACCATAGACCATTTGTGATCCACTCCAAAACGCATTGTTATAGCTTCGACTATAGTGAACGGTTGATACTAATTTTGCTCCTTTTCCATCATAACTATTTCGGTTAAACACATCTTGATAATAATCATACGTTTGAGCAGCATAGCTATGTGCATCTACTGCCGGGGCATCATATGACGCATTCAAGACATTGTCAGCATCTAACCATAGACTTCCTGGTGTACGTGTACGATTTGATGCATCATACGTGAAAATACCATTCCCTCTCGTACGATCCACTAAATAGTTGCCGTCAGAATTGGTTAACGTGTTAAATGTTTTCGTGTCACCAAGCACCCCTTTACCAGAACCGATCGTGTCTGTCCCAGTTAACTGCGTTGGTCCAGCAGTTGGTTTTGCTTCATGAATCTGATTATACGATTCTAAAATGGCACCAGTAGTAGCATCTACAAAATAATGATAGTTTCCTGCTTCAGGATACAAGAACTCAAACTCTACTTCATAGGCGAATGAAACATTTCCTTCCTTAGCATAAATGACAAACGCAGGTTTTGCTGCTTTTTCAAGCTCTGGCGCT
The Paenisporosarcina cavernae genome window above contains:
- a CDS encoding M4 family metallopeptidase, which gives rise to MKKKKSVAVGLAATLAFSAFTPVLAAENPAGAEKVSYNAYSKAPNFVSGKLSAASSKSAKEIVFEYLAKSESTYHFGQDIAKSVKVLSEEKDELGFTHVKLQQVHKGVPVYGAIISGHVDQNGVLLAVSGEIVPNLPTKKALQNSTRVKKEEAVQTALADLSAKIGGAPELEKAAKPAFVIYAKEGNVSFAYEVEFEFLYPEAGNYHYFVDATTGAILESYNQIHEAKPTAGPTQLTGTDTIGSGKGVLGDTKTFNTLTNSDGNYLVDRTRGNGIFTYDASNRTRTPGSLWLDADNVLNASYDAPAVDAHSYAAQTYDYYQDVFNRNSYDGKGAKLVSTVHYSRSYNNAFWSGSQMVYGDGDGSTFIPLSGALDVIAHELTHAVTDTTADLVYQNESGAINESISDIFGTLVEYHFNNNPDWLIGEDIYTPTKSGDALRSMADPTINGDPDHYSKRYIGTSDNGGVHWNSGISNKAAYLLANGGTHYGVNVTGIGNKKAGDIYYRTLTVYLTPNSTFSQYRAAAVQAASDLFGASSSEVASVKAAFTAVGVQ